Within the Desulfonatronum sp. SC1 genome, the region ATGCGCTCCCAGCAGAGCCAGGCGCGAGAAACGATCCACGCGGCGCAAGGAGCGCTTGGGAACGAACTCGTCAAGGGCCGCGAGATCGGCCCGTAGCGCCGGGACGCTTTCCATCCCCTGATTCCCCTGAAACTCAAGCCCGCCAAGCATCGGCATCCGCTCCCCGTCCAGGGTCAGTCGCATATCCCCCAACCCGACCCCGAATCCTCCGACAACCCCGATGCCCGCAACGGCGAGAGGGAGGCTCGGGGAATCAAAACATTCCACGTGTAATGTCGTTTCGCGCATCATAGCCGCGAAGTTTAGGCAATGACGGGATTGTGGGCAAGAGATTGCGATTCGGGTTTTTGGCATGTTTCGGCATGGCAGGATTGACGCCGGTCGTCAGGTTGTGGCACTCGAAGCGGGGTGAGGACATCGTGGCATCGATGTCGATACGTACCTTCAACAACGCTCCACCCCGTCTCGAAAAGGCTTTCATCTCACCCCCAAAACGAACAGGAGGACCATCCCATGACCATGCAGGACCGTGTTTCCGCCAAACGAGTCATTTCAGGCCGTTTGCTCGCTACGATGCTCTTACTATGCTTCGCCCTTGTTTTGCTCTCCTCCTGTCGCTCCACCGGCTCCTCGGGGCAGACGTCGAGCAGCGTCACTTCGGAAACCCGGTATAACAAGTACAATATTCACGCTCAACAGAGCAGACAGGACATTAAAGCCAGCTATGCCGGCTATGTCGACTCCGGCGACGGACATTTTTTTATCCCCGCGGGGTCGAAATTGATATTTCCCGGCAAGGGGCAGCGATGGAGAAACGGTTTCTGGTTCACCGTGGCCGACACCGGACAAAAGGTTTTTTTTGAATTTCACCGAGGCCGGATGGGCATGGGCGAACACGAGTACATCGAACTGATCACGTCCAGTTCACCCGTCTCTCTGGATCGCTTTTCGGAACAGGACAGGAAAGGGATCAAAGCCGGCAAAGTGTACACCGGCATGAGCAAGGACGGTGTTCTCACTGCCCTCGGGTATCCGGCCAAACACAGAACTCCCTCTCTGGAAAGCAATAACTGGATCTATTGGCGCAACCGCTTCATGACCATGGGCGTGGTTTTTGACGGCAACGGCCGGGTCGTCTCCATCACGGATTAGCCGATATCCGCTCGTTTCCTTATTTATCATGGACACCACCCCCATCGCCCTGATCACCGGCGCAAGCAAGGGCATCGGCGCGGCCACGGCCCTGATCCTGGCCCGGGACGGATTCGACATCTGGCTGAATTACCGTGGAGATCACCAGGCGGCGGCGACGGTCAGCGAGGCCGTCGTCGCCCTGGGCCGGGACTGTCGGCTGTTGCCCTTTGACGTGGCCGATTCAAACGCGACCACCGTTGCCCTGGAACCGCTTCTGGAAGAGGCCACGCCCTTTGCAGTGATCAATAACGCCGGATTTGCCGCGGACACCCTGATGCTGACCATGGATTTCGAGCGGGAGTGGAAACGGGTCCTGAGCGTGCACCTGGACGGCTTTTTTCTGGTCACCAAGCTGGTTCTGGCCAAAATGTTGCGCAAGCGCCGGGGCCGGGTGGTGAACATCGTCTCCACGTCCGGGCAGGCCGGAATGGCCGGTCAAGTCAACTATTCCGCGGCCAAGGCCGGACTCATCGGCGCGACCAAGGCCTTGGCCCAGGAAATGGGCAAGCGCGATATCCTGGTCAATGCCGTGGCCCCGGGCTTCATCCAGACCGACATGACCAATGACCTGCCCTGGGACGCCATCCTGCCGAAAATTCCCCTGGGCCGAGTCGGTCGGCCCGAGGAAGTCGCCGAAGTCGTCTCTTTCCTCTGTTCCGCCAAGGCCACGTACATCACCGGCCAGACCATCGCGGTCAACGGCGGGATATACATGTAATCCCGCCCGAACATTCTTCCGGATCAACATGCATCAAGCAGCCATCACCGGCGTGGGGATCGTCTCTTCCTTGGGTAATGACTCGGACTCCGTGGTTCGGGCTCTGTACGAGGGCAGGTCCGGAATCGGCGTTGACCAGGAACGGATCAAGCTGGGCTTCAGAAGCGCCTTGACCGGCCTGATTCGCGGTTTCGACCCCACCAGACACCTCAGCCGCAAACAGCGCAAGACCATGCCCGAGTTCGCGGTCCAGGCCCATGCCGCGACCATGGAAGCCCTGGCCTTGGCCGGATTGGACCCGGATGATCTGCGCAACGACCGCACCGGACTGGTGTTCGGATGCGACTCCAGTTGCCTGGCCGGCGTGGAACAGGTGGACATGCTCCGCGAACGCCTGGACACGCGGTCCATCGGCAGCGGGCATATCTTTCGCTCCATGACCTCCACCATCACCATGAACCTGAACACCCTGCTGGGCACGCGGGGAGCCTGCTGGACCATCAGTTCGGCCTGCTCCAGCGGCGGGCACGCCGTGGGCCAGGCCGCGGACCTGATCGCCTCGGGCCGTCAGGACCGCGTGCTCTGCGGTGGAGCCCAGGAAATCAACTGGCAATCGGTATGCAGCTTCGACGGTTTGGGGGCCTTCTCCACCCGCATGGACCGGCCTCGGACCGCCAGCCGCCCATTTGACGCGGACCGGGATGGACTGGTGCCCGGCGGCGGCGCGGCGACCCTCCTGCTGGAACGGCTGGATCTGGCCCGCAAACGCGGTGCCCGGGTGCTCGGTCTGGTCCGCGGATACGGCTTTTCCTCGGACGGGGAGCATATCTCCGTGCCCAGCGGCGACGGCCTGGAACGGGCCATGCGCATGGCCCTGGGCGAGGCGGACTGGAACCCGCCGACAATCGACTATATCTGCGCCCACGCCACGTCCACGCCCGCCGGGGATTCCGTGGAGGCCGAAAGCATCGCCCGGCTCTTTGGAACACCCACCCCGCCCGTCTCCTCGCTGAAATCCATGACCGGCCACGAACTCTGGATGTCCGGCGCGGCCCAGGTCGTCTACTGCGTGCTCATGGCCCGGGAAGGCTTCATCGCCCCGAACATCAACTTCGAACGCCCGGACCCCGCCTCGGCCAAACTGGACATCGTCACCGCAACACGCTCCGCCCGGCTGCGCAACGTACTCTGCAACTCCGCCGGCTTCGGCGGGACCAATGCCTGTCTGGCCCTGGGTTTTCCGGAATGAAGTTCGACCACGTCGTCATCGGCTCGGGTATTTCCGGACTGGCCTGCGCCGTCATCCTGGCTCAGAGAGGCCGCCGGGTGGCCGTGGTGGAGAAGGCCGGGCAAGCTGCTCCGCTGCTGAGAGGGTTCAACCGTCGCGGCATTCACTTCGACACCGGGTTTCACTACACTGGCGCGTATGGGCCGGGCGAGGCTTTGGACGTCTATTTTCGCTGTCTGGGGATCGAGGACAGGCTGACCAAGGTTCCCTACAACGCCGACTGCTTCGACGCGGCGCGCTTTCCCGGGGACGGTTTTTCCTTCGACTTCCCCCAGGGTTATGATCAGCTCCGTCAACGACTGCATGAAGACTTTCCCCTGGAAAAGGAAGGCATCGACGCCTACCTGCGGATAGTGGCCGAGGAATTCGGTCGCTCCCCGCACCTGAACCTGGACCTGCCCATTGACGCCATCGGTGCGTTCAACCCCCTGCACGAGCAAAGCGTCGCGACCTGTCTGAGCGGACTGTTCGGGGACGAACGGCTACGGGCCCTGCTGTCCCTGCACTTTCTGCTTTATGGCGTGGAGCCGGGCCAGGCCTCCATGGCCCTGCACGCCCAGGTCTGCGGCTCTCTGTATCAGTCCGTGCATGGGATCAAGGGAGGCGGCAAAAGCCTGGCCGCGGCCTTGACCCGTCGCCTGGAGGAACTGGGCGTGGTCCTGCTGACCGGACGCAACGTAAAACGGATTGAGACTGCTTCCGACCACTGTCGCGGCGTGGTCCTGGAGGACGGCGAGGTCGTCCGGTCGGATACCTGCATCGCCGCCGTCCACCCGTGCTCCCTGCTGTCCATGGTCGATGAAGCTGCCTTTCGCCCCGCTACCAGACGTCGCTTCCAGGCTTACGAGGAAACTTCGTCGGGCTTCATGTTTTCCGCCGCGGTGGATGAGTTTCCCAAAATACTGGATCGCAAAAACCTGTTTCTCTGCCCGGACATGGATCTGGACGGATATTGTCGGCCCGACCGGCCCATCGAGAAGCGGCCTTTTTTCCTGGCCGCCGCCGGAGCTGAAAACGGTTCCTCGGCCAGAGGCTTGATCCTGCTCTGCCCGGCGTCCATGGAAGAAATGCGGCCCTGGATGCATTCCGGTCCACGGGACCGTCCGGAATCCTACCGGTCAATGAAGCGGGATTTGATGGATCGAGTCCAGGCCCATGTCTCACGGTCGATCCCGGAAATCGGCTCCATGACCATGCTGGACTGCGCCACGCCTTTGACGTTCAGGGACTGGGTCAACGCTCCCTCGGGCAGTCTCTACGGGATCAAGCAAAAGCACGGCCAAATTTCTCCGTCGCCCCTGACCAAGATCAAGGGCCTGTACCTGGTCGGCCAGGCCCTGACCGGCCCCGGGGTTCTGGGCGCGACGATTTCCGCCTTTCTGACCTGTGGATTCATCCTGGGGCCGGAAACGCTGCGCAAGGAGGTCCGGCAATGTCGTTGAACCGGGTGGTAATCACGGGGCTGGGAGCGGTCTCGCCCTACGGCGTGGGCGTGGAGACGCTGTACGCGGCCATGACCCGAGGCCAAAGCGCGATAACCGAGCATCCGGACCTCAAGACGATCAAGGGCTTGCGCTGTCACATCGCCGGGCTCGTGCCGGAGTTGGATGCCAGGGAGATCCCCAGAAAACACCGCCGCACCATGTCCCGGATGTCCGTCTTCGCCGTGCTGGCCGCCATGGAGGCCCTGGAATCGGCCCGAGTGGACGAATCAACGCGCCGGTCCGAGCAGACCGGGGTGATCATCGGGACCACCGTGGGCAGCCCTCAGACCTTGCAGGATTTCTTCGCGGACTATTTGCGGGAATTTTCCATCGAGCAGGTCAAGTCGTCCCTGTTCTTCAAAATCATGGGCCACACCTGCGCGGCCAACGTGGCCCAGGCCCTGGGCATCGAAGGCCGGGTCATGGCTCCCTCCGCCGCCTGCGCCACCGGAGCGCAGGCCATCGGCCTGGGCTACGAGGCCATAGTCTTGGGCCGACAAAGGATCATGCTCTGCGGCGGAGCCGAGGAGCTGCATCCGTTGACCGTGGGCATTTTCGATATTATCAACGCGGCCTCCACCGGGTACAATTCCGATCCGGGCAGCTCGCCCCGACCATTCGACGCCCGACGCGACGGCACGGTCTGTTCCGAGGGCGGCGGAGTTCTCGTTCTGGAATCCCTGGATTCCGCGCTGGAGCGGGGTGTCCCGATCCTGGCCGAAATCATCGGGTTCGCCTCCAACTCCGACACCACGAATATCTCCACCCCGGACCCCGGTCGGATCGAGCAATGCATGCGCCTGGCCCTGGCCGACGCCGGGTTGGAACCCGGCCAGGTCGACTACGTCAACGCCCACGCCACGGCCACGGAACTGGGCGACCCGGCGGAATGCCTGGCCATTGCCCGACTCTTCGGCGACGCCGTGCCCGTCAGCGGCTTCAAAGGCCACCTGGGACACACCCTTGCCGCCAGCGGGGCCCTGGAACTGATCGTCATGGTGCGCATGCTCCGGGACGGTCTGTGCCTGCCGACCTTGAACCTGGACCACCCCGCCCCGGAATGCGCCATGGTTCGCCATGTCCGGGAACCGGAACCCCGCGTAATGAACATCGCCGTAAAGAACAACTTCGCCCTGGGCGGAGTCAACGCCTCATTGATCGTAAGGAAATTTTCTCAAGATGCAGCAACACATTATTGATACCGTGAACACCGCCCTGGCCGAGGAATTCGAACTGGACGCGGAGGCCATGCGGCCCGAGGCGCACCTGTTCAACGACCTGGGGCTGGACAGCCTGGATGCCGTGGACATGGTCATTGTCCTGGAAAAAGCCTTCGGCTGTAAACTCCGGGACGAACAGGCCATCCGGGAAATCCGCACCCTGGGCAACCTTTACACCTTCATCGAGACCAAGCGGAAGGAGCTGGAATGACCGAAGCAGCCGCGCCGCCCAAGGCTTCCAGGCGTCCCGGCCTGCGGGCTTTGGTAATGAGCGCGGTGGTCTACCCCCTGCTGTTCCTGCAAACCCTGATCTTCATTCTCCTGGCCCCGGTGGTTTTACCCTTGGCGACCGTCCTGACCGGTCGCTCCCTGGGCCGGATCGTGCGGTACTTTATCTGGATCTACGGCAAGGTCTGAATGATTCTGATCGCACCTTTCACGCGCTTTGAAAAAATCGGCTTGACCCTGGACCGTTTTCCCCAGCCCTGCATCATCGTCCTGAACCATCTCTCTTTTTTTGATGTCTTCTGCATGGGTGCTCTCCCTCACAGCAACGTCGGATTCACCGTCCGCTCCTGGCCGTTCCGAATGATCTGGTATGCACCGTTCATGCGAATGGCCGAATACGTGGATATGGAGACATTGGGCCATGACGAGGCCTTGCACCGTTGCGGCGAACTGCTCGACCGCGAAACCACCTTGGTTTTCTTTCCTGAAGGACACCGAGGCCGGAACGGCAAGCTCGGCAGGTTCTACTCCGGGGCGTTCAAACTGGCCGTGGAAACCAACGTACCCATCGTACCGCTCTGCATTTCCGGCACGAACCGCCTCCTCCCGCCGGGCGCCCTGCTCATGGCCCCGACCACGATCCGTCTCCAGGCCCTGCCGGCAGTTGATCCGTCCGGTTATACCGGCGAATCCGGACACGTGGCCCTGCGCAAGACGGTCAAGGCGGCCATGGCCGAGGCGCTTGTATCCCGGTTATGAGTATTTGGGGCGTTGAGTCCAGATCGTGGTGACGGCTCGGTTTGTTGCTATCGCCGCGTGGCCTGCTCCAAAGCAGGGACCGGGCCGGGATGGATATTCCAGTCCGCCGCCTTGCCCAGCTCGTTTTTAGGCAGTTCGGGACCGAAGATGATGGAGGCGGGCTGTTCGACGTGGGACAGGAGGCGGGCCAAATGGACGCGCAAGGCGTCGCGGATGCCCGGGTCGGCCTCTCGGCTCGCCTGAAGCACCACGAAGGCCTTCAGGCGGTGGCCTTCTTCCGGGCGCATCAGCCGCACGGCGCAGTCGGCCACGGCTTCATGGGTCAGCAACGCATCGCGGACCCGGGCTGGATAGACGTTGATCCCGGCGACCTGGACGGCGTGGTCCAGACGTTTTTTGACGAAAAAATGGGTGTGGTCCACCCAGTCCAGCATGTCCTGAACCAGGAACGGAGCGGACGAACCACCCTGCTCGAGGTCGCGGACCAGCCGGTCCTCGCCGACCCGTTTCCAGGTGGGCAGCAAGGTCAAAGGGTCGTTCAGTCCGGTCCGGTAGCCGATGGCCCCGTTTTCCGATGAGCCGTAAATTTCGAGCATTGTTTCCAGGCCCAGGCTCTTCAGGGATCGGATGATCTCCGGCGGACAGGGTCCCGTGGACGTGACCCCGAGAACTCCCGGTGGGAATAATTCCCCGGTCTCCACGCAGAGCCGCCAGACATGCGGAAAACCGAGGATCGCGTCGCCCGGACGCAGTTCGTTGATCAGGGCGGAAAGATTGACGAATCGCCGATCCTCGCACGGCACGTTCAGCAGCTTGGGAATCAGAACCGCGTGAATGAACCCGTAAATATGGTGCGGCGGGGCCAGGGCCAGAAAGCGGTTGACGCCGGGGAACAAGTCGGCCAGATGCACGGCGTCCTGTTCCAGGAAAAAGAAGTCGCGAACAACGGTTTTCGGTTCGCCGGTGCTGCCGGAAGTGGAAAAGGCGATGCGGTCCGGTCGCGGACCGACTTGTTCCAAGAGATATCCGGCCCATTGTCCCAGGCTGGGCAATTCGGCCAAAACCGCGGCCTTTTCCGCCGAAAGGCCGAAATACCCGGCCACCTGTTCGGAGACCTGGGCCAGTTCATCCGGCGTTGTCTTCAGCGGCTCCCGGATGAAATCGCTCTCCGCCGCAAGAAGCAGTTCTTCGCCGAACACGTCGGAGATGTTGCGAACCGCCTTGAGCTTGGCAAACGCGACAGCTCGAACCAGGATGAAATAATCGTAACTATCAAGCGCAATCCGCCGCATGCTGAGCCTCGCAGTGGATGCGCGTAAAAATTTTTGTCATGAAAAATAACCTTTCCTGCAAATTTTCCCCGGAAGACATCGAAGACGCCAAGCAAACGGGACGCTTATTGTCCATGGAACTGGAATTGTCCAGGGCGTGCAATCTGCGGTGCATTTACTGCTATGCGGATTCCGGGACGGCCCTGGACGCGGAGTTGTCCCTGTCGGAGATTCTGGACGCCGTGGACCAGGCCGTGGAACTGGGGGCCAGGCGGATCATCGTCCTGGGCGGCGGGGAGCCGTTGGTTTATCCGGACATCCTGGCCATCCTGCGACATATTCACCGGCGCGGAGCGGCCATTGATCTGTTCACCAACGGCACGCGGATCACCGCCGAGCTGGCCGAGGAGTTCATGGCCCTGGGAGTCAGTCCGGTGATCAAGATGAACAGCATGCGCGAGGAAGTGCAGGACGTGCTGGCGGACAAGCCCGGGACCTTCGCGAAAATCCGCCGGGGGCTGCGCCATCTGCGCGACGCGGGATACCCCGGACCGGACCTGCCGCTGGGCGTGCAAACCGTTATCTGCCGCCAAAATCTCCCGGAATTGCCGGACATGTGGGCCTGGATTCGCGACCAGGGCATGGTCCCGTACTTCGAGACCATCACCCTCCAGGGCCGGGCCCGCGAACACCCGGAACTGCTCGTCGGCCCCGAGGAAATCCGGACCCTGTTTCAAACCCTGGCCGACCTGGACAAAACCCGCTTCGGCATGGAATGGGACCCACGCCCCCCGGTGGCCGGCCTGACCTGCAACCGCCATTTCTACACCTGCACGATAACCGTCCACGGCGACGTCGTCCCCTGCCCGGGCGTGGACATCACCGTGGGCAACATCCGCACGGCCAGGCTCGCTGAGATCCTCCACCAAAGCCCGGTGATCCGCGACCTGCGCAACATCCGCGAAACCATCAAAGGAGCCTGCAAATCCTGCGAGTACCACCATTCCTGCTACGGCTGCCGAGGCATGGCCTACCAGCATACCGGCGACTACCTGGCCGCCGACCCTCTTTGCTGGAGAAACCCGGAACGGATCAGCTCATAAACAAGCCATGTGCATGATCAATTCCGATGGTGTCAGCACGGGAATCGCGGCATTCTTGAAATCCGGGACGTTCCTGGTCACGATGTACTGTGCGCCGGCATGACGGGCGGATGCATGGACGACCGCGTCCTCGAAGTCGGCGAAACCAGAGGCAAGAGCGTTCTCCAGCACCACGCGATTCACGGGCGCGACGACGAACAAGGCGAGCAAAGAGCGAACATGGCCCATGGCTGCTTGGGCACCGAGCACCTTGGCCGCGAGGTAATGAATCGTAGTCACCGTCGTGGCGCAAATATAGCCCGTGATTTCGGAGCGTTCCACCTTTGCCAGGAGCAGGGCGGCATCATCGGCAAAGGGTTCTCTGTCCAGCAGGACGTCCAGAACCACGTTGGTATCGAAGAGAACGTTCACAGGTACTTCTCTTCCAGATGTTTCCGGTACTCGCTTTCCTCCACCGGACTTCCTTTCAGAGCCCCTTTGAGGCTTTTCACGACCGGCGGCAGCGGAAACTCCCGGCCCTGCTTTTCATTTCGGATCATTTCAAACAGGTCCGCCACAATTCGTGAAACGGATTTACCCGTCCGAGCTGCGTGTTGCTTGGCCGAATCGATCAGCTCGTCATCCAGGCGCAAGGTCAGTTTCGTATTCATGCTCCCTCCTCTTTCGACGTACACTTTTCCCCAAAGAGTACGTCGCGCTTGAGAGCATGTCAAATCCGGATATATTCCCGGCCAATCTCAAAGGAACGCATCCATGATCCAACTCCCCCACTCCGCCGCCGACCTGATGCCCCACAAGCCTCCCATGCGCCTGATCGACACGGTCCTGTCCGTGGAGCCGGACGGCTCGGGCACGGCGGAGACCGTTGTCCGGACGGACAATATTTTTCTGGACCGGGACGGCGCGTTGCTCCCCGAGGCCGTGGTGGAACTTATGGCCCAGGCCTTTGCCGCGGTCAGCGGCTCCATTGATCTCCAGGCCGGGCGTCCGGGACGGACGGGGTATCTGGTGGGGGTGAAAAAAGTCTCGTTTCCCACTCCGGAAGCCAACCAGCCGAGCGTTTCAGTCGGCGACCGGCTGACCGTCGGAGTCCGGCCCACCGGAGAGTTCGCCGGATTCGTGATCATCGACGCGGAGGTACGTCGTCACGATGACCTTTTGGCCCAGGGAGAACTGAAAATCTGGATCGCTTCGGACGGCGATGAGCAAGGAGGCCCGGCATGACGGTTCACCGCCTGGCCTTGCCCTGTTTTCTCCTCCTCTTGCTGTCTCTCGGACTTGCCCCAACCGCCGTGGCTGACGAATTCAAGGAATTGACGCCGGCCCTACGGGAACGTCTGGCTGTCATTCACCAAGGCACCCGATCGGTCCAAGGGGATTTTGAGCAGGAAAAGCGCCTGAGCATGTTCGACCGAGCCTTTGTTTCCAAGGGCGTCTTCGCCGTGGAGCAACCCGGCAAAATTCACTGGGCCTATCAGGAGCCCTCCGCTTTTGGATTCGCCTCGGACGGGGAACAGGTCCGGCGCTGGAACGAGCACTCCGGGATGTCCGCCCCCTCCCCTCTGGCCCGGGACCCGATCCTCTCGGTGATCGTGGACCAGATGCTGGCCTGGTCAACCATGGATACCGAGAAACTGGAAGCCTCCTTCACCCTTGCCGTACTGGAGACGGCCCCGCTTACCCTGGAACTCCTGCCCAAAGCCCGACAACTCGCGGCGGTCCTCCAGCGCGTCCAGGTCTCTTTTGATCGGGACGAAACCCACCTTCAGGGCATCGTGCTCTTCGAACCCGACGGCGACACCACCCGCATCCGCTTCTTCAACGTCCGCGTCAATGAGGACGTTTCCCCGGGACTGTTCTAGAATCATGGCGCGAACTCCAGCCACGGTGCGCCTTTTCACCGTTTTATTGTCCCATAAAGCCACCTTGCTCCTGCTTCTCGCGGGCTGCCTGTTCGTGGGGCTTTTTTTTCTGTGCCAAGCCACTTTGGCGGAGGACATCGAGGCCATGCTGCCCGACGACGGCTCCGGTCTGGCCGAGGACGTCCGCCTGCTGGGCCATGCGCCGTTTCTGTCCAAGGTGCTCGTGGTTCTGGAACCGGCCCCGGGACGATCCGGACTTGTCGATCTGGAAAAGCTGGAGCGGGCGGCTCAAGATATCAGGACCGCCGCCGGTCCACCCTGGTTCGTCGGTCCAGACCACGCAAGAGAACAGTTGGACGTTCTGGAGAAGGCTGATCAGTTTCTTTCCCTGCTCCCGGCGCTTTCCACGCCATCCGACCTGAAACGCATCGAAGCGTTGATCCAACCGGAATCCGTGCGTCGCGCCCTGGAGGAAGCCCGCGAGACGCTCCTGGGGTTGCAGGGTCTCGGCATGAAGGGGCTGATCAGCTCGGACCCGCTGGGATTGCGGAATCTGATTTGGGAAAAGCTTTCTTCCCTGGACATTCTCGGCGACGGCTTCGCCATGTCGAATCCGGATGAAGGCATTTTCCTGAACCCAAAGCAACCCGGCGCCTTGATTGTCCTGGACACCCCGGTGGCCATGACCGACGCCCGAGGCTCCCGAGACATGCTGGCGGCCCTGGATGCAATTCTGTCCGCTACGCTCGCCAATGCATCTTCGGACGCATCTTCGGACGCATCTTCGGACGCGTCTGCGGGTGATCTTTCGGAGGATCTTTCGGATGATCTTTCGAGCCCGATTCGGGCCTTCGTGATCAGCGGCCACGCCTATACCGCGGCCAACGCCCAGGCCATCCAGCGGGATCTGGCCGTGGTGCTGCCCGTCTCGGCCCTGGGCATTCTGGCCCTGTTCGTTCTGTTTCTGCGCTCCTGGCGGGCCGTCTTCGCCTACGCCGCGCCCCTTGTCGCCATGCTGGCCGGAGTGGCGGCCGTGGCCGCCACCGGCAATCCTCTCTCCGGCATCACGCTGGGCTTCGGGGCCGTGCTCATGGGCCTGGCCGTGGATTACGGGCTGCATGTCTGGTACGGGCTGCGCCGCGGGGCAGATACGGCCCAAACCCTGGCCCTGCTGGCCAAGCCGATCCTGTTCTGCTGGCTGACCACCGCCGGGGTGTTCAGCCTGCTCTTGTTCTCCAGCCTGCCGGGACAGCGCCAGTTGGCCCTGTTCACGGTTTCCGGCCTGAGCGCGGCCATGCTTTTGTCCCTGACGGTCCTGCCGGTTTTGCTGCTGCGCCGAGACAAGCGGCATCAGTCCACGCCAGAGCGACCATTGGCGCATTTGGCCTCATGGCCGACTCGCCGCGGCCCGGCGATCTCGGCGTTCGTCGCCCTGCTGGCGGCCGCCGTGCTCTGCTGGCCCTCGATTCATTTCGACGGACGCCTTCAGGCCATGAGCATGGTCCCCGAGGAACTGGCTCAGGCCGAACGGGTCGTCACGGAGTCCTGGGGCGGAGTGCGCAACCTGGCCATGCTTGTGGCCCAGGGCGATACCCTGGAGAATGCGTTGCAAGCGGCCCATGCCCAGCATGCCTTTCTGGAAAAAGCGGCCCCGGGCACGCCCGTCGTCAGCCTGGCTCCGTTGTTGCCGCCGGGCTCGGTGCAGGATGATTCCATCCAACGCTGGACGGATTTCTGGGCGCAACGAAAAACCGAGCTGCAAGAGATCATGGCCAAGGAAGGCGCCGAACTGGGGTTCGCCCCCCAGGCTTTTGCTCCGTTTTTCGATTTTCTTCAGACCGAGCCGCGCCGGGTGAACGGCGACCTCCTCCTCGGCCTGGGTATGGGAGAATTGATCGACATGCTCGTTGT harbors:
- the fabG gene encoding 3-oxoacyl-ACP reductase FabG → MDTTPIALITGASKGIGAATALILARDGFDIWLNYRGDHQAAATVSEAVVALGRDCRLLPFDVADSNATTVALEPLLEEATPFAVINNAGFAADTLMLTMDFEREWKRVLSVHLDGFFLVTKLVLAKMLRKRRGRVVNIVSTSGQAGMAGQVNYSAAKAGLIGATKALAQEMGKRDILVNAVAPGFIQTDMTNDLPWDAILPKIPLGRVGRPEEVAEVVSFLCSAKATYITGQTIAVNGGIYM
- a CDS encoding beta-ketoacyl synthase, producing MHQAAITGVGIVSSLGNDSDSVVRALYEGRSGIGVDQERIKLGFRSALTGLIRGFDPTRHLSRKQRKTMPEFAVQAHAATMEALALAGLDPDDLRNDRTGLVFGCDSSCLAGVEQVDMLRERLDTRSIGSGHIFRSMTSTITMNLNTLLGTRGACWTISSACSSGGHAVGQAADLIASGRQDRVLCGGAQEINWQSVCSFDGLGAFSTRMDRPRTASRPFDADRDGLVPGGGAATLLLERLDLARKRGARVLGLVRGYGFSSDGEHISVPSGDGLERAMRMALGEADWNPPTIDYICAHATSTPAGDSVEAESIARLFGTPTPPVSSLKSMTGHELWMSGAAQVVYCVLMAREGFIAPNINFERPDPASAKLDIVTATRSARLRNVLCNSAGFGGTNACLALGFPE
- a CDS encoding NAD(P)/FAD-dependent oxidoreductase: MKFDHVVIGSGISGLACAVILAQRGRRVAVVEKAGQAAPLLRGFNRRGIHFDTGFHYTGAYGPGEALDVYFRCLGIEDRLTKVPYNADCFDAARFPGDGFSFDFPQGYDQLRQRLHEDFPLEKEGIDAYLRIVAEEFGRSPHLNLDLPIDAIGAFNPLHEQSVATCLSGLFGDERLRALLSLHFLLYGVEPGQASMALHAQVCGSLYQSVHGIKGGGKSLAAALTRRLEELGVVLLTGRNVKRIETASDHCRGVVLEDGEVVRSDTCIAAVHPCSLLSMVDEAAFRPATRRRFQAYEETSSGFMFSAAVDEFPKILDRKNLFLCPDMDLDGYCRPDRPIEKRPFFLAAAGAENGSSARGLILLCPASMEEMRPWMHSGPRDRPESYRSMKRDLMDRVQAHVSRSIPEIGSMTMLDCATPLTFRDWVNAPSGSLYGIKQKHGQISPSPLTKIKGLYLVGQALTGPGVLGATISAFLTCGFILGPETLRKEVRQCR
- a CDS encoding beta-ketoacyl synthase; translation: MSLNRVVITGLGAVSPYGVGVETLYAAMTRGQSAITEHPDLKTIKGLRCHIAGLVPELDAREIPRKHRRTMSRMSVFAVLAAMEALESARVDESTRRSEQTGVIIGTTVGSPQTLQDFFADYLREFSIEQVKSSLFFKIMGHTCAANVAQALGIEGRVMAPSAACATGAQAIGLGYEAIVLGRQRIMLCGGAEELHPLTVGIFDIINAASTGYNSDPGSSPRPFDARRDGTVCSEGGGVLVLESLDSALERGVPILAEIIGFASNSDTTNISTPDPGRIEQCMRLALADAGLEPGQVDYVNAHATATELGDPAECLAIARLFGDAVPVSGFKGHLGHTLAASGALELIVMVRMLRDGLCLPTLNLDHPAPECAMVRHVREPEPRVMNIAVKNNFALGGVNASLIVRKFSQDAATHY
- a CDS encoding acyl carrier protein; the encoded protein is MQQHIIDTVNTALAEEFELDAEAMRPEAHLFNDLGLDSLDAVDMVIVLEKAFGCKLRDEQAIREIRTLGNLYTFIETKRKELE
- a CDS encoding lysophospholipid acyltransferase family protein — encoded protein: MILIAPFTRFEKIGLTLDRFPQPCIIVLNHLSFFDVFCMGALPHSNVGFTVRSWPFRMIWYAPFMRMAEYVDMETLGHDEALHRCGELLDRETTLVFFPEGHRGRNGKLGRFYSGAFKLAVETNVPIVPLCISGTNRLLPPGALLMAPTTIRLQALPAVDPSGYTGESGHVALRKTVKAAMAEALVSRL
- a CDS encoding AMP-binding protein, whose translation is MRRIALDSYDYFILVRAVAFAKLKAVRNISDVFGEELLLAAESDFIREPLKTTPDELAQVSEQVAGYFGLSAEKAAVLAELPSLGQWAGYLLEQVGPRPDRIAFSTSGSTGEPKTVVRDFFFLEQDAVHLADLFPGVNRFLALAPPHHIYGFIHAVLIPKLLNVPCEDRRFVNLSALINELRPGDAILGFPHVWRLCVETGELFPPGVLGVTSTGPCPPEIIRSLKSLGLETMLEIYGSSENGAIGYRTGLNDPLTLLPTWKRVGEDRLVRDLEQGGSSAPFLVQDMLDWVDHTHFFVKKRLDHAVQVAGINVYPARVRDALLTHEAVADCAVRLMRPEEGHRLKAFVVLQASREADPGIRDALRVHLARLLSHVEQPASIIFGPELPKNELGKAADWNIHPGPVPALEQATRR
- a CDS encoding radical SAM protein → MKNNLSCKFSPEDIEDAKQTGRLLSMELELSRACNLRCIYCYADSGTALDAELSLSEILDAVDQAVELGARRIIVLGGGEPLVYPDILAILRHIHRRGAAIDLFTNGTRITAELAEEFMALGVSPVIKMNSMREEVQDVLADKPGTFAKIRRGLRHLRDAGYPGPDLPLGVQTVICRQNLPELPDMWAWIRDQGMVPYFETITLQGRAREHPELLVGPEEIRTLFQTLADLDKTRFGMEWDPRPPVAGLTCNRHFYTCTITVHGDVVPCPGVDITVGNIRTARLAEILHQSPVIRDLRNIRETIKGACKSCEYHHSCYGCRGMAYQHTGDYLAADPLCWRNPERISS